The Elaeis guineensis isolate ETL-2024a chromosome 14, EG11, whole genome shotgun sequence genome has a segment encoding these proteins:
- the LOC109506609 gene encoding uncharacterized protein, protein MAEKKIQRASFGFSWADEVEREEREEEEVKAFRRKEEEKSNRKPNPFGAARPREVVLEEKGVDWRKLDEELDYHSNLRKNKKKKENIFMTTAPISKQEHSSMGLRNPNQSKPEIQNAITVRPHKLNQHIDELVPPLKYPPKNIMALMQQIRRGRTDRPYENVENLHLNRYPCKSDMMGHMNHWPIDASHSRTAQAHFCVNMTEAGHVRVCPKFGTMRGGENMGSNCKRKYFGDRYQSGGAEEIQANVREFINCRESYKDDDENHWDNLKDGTGRRENYIQGKRLMCAREKRQENGRKILVDMNMDRGFLGMNCKFGEDYCTDYVEDRNGRRNYIVLESINPPRKPLGWEHSSQNYDAEWGSFGGTKDGVFISASKMTEHVGREQEGTRAKKSHDASHKKGACYGDNYSKKRGLLSAPPKSGSHQRRQKKQAGK, encoded by the exons ATGGCAGAGAAGAAGATACAAAGAGCTTCCTTTGGCTTCTCATGGGCAGATGAAGTGGAAAGGGAggagcgagaggaggaagaagtgaAGGCCTTCCGAAGGAAAGAGGAGGAGAAGTCCAACAGGAAGCCGAACCCTTTTGGGGCTGCGAGGCCTCGAGAAGTGGTGCTCGAAGAGAAAGGCGTGGATTGGAGGAAGCTTGATGAGGAACTGGATTACCACTCCAACCTCAG gaagaacaagaagaagaaggaaaatatTTTTATGACAACAGCACCAATTAGCAAGCAAGAGCACTCATCCATGGGACTGCGTAACCCGAATCAAAGCAAGCCAGAAATCCAAAATGCAATAACTGTTCGTCCCCACAAGCTGAACCAACATATTGATGAGCTTGTTCCCCCATTGAAGTATCCTCCCAAAAACATCATGGCTCTAATGCAGCAGATACGGAGGGGTCGCACTGATAGACCATATGAGAATGTGGAAAATTTGCATCTGAATCGATATCCATGCAAATCAGACATGATGGGGCACATGAACCATTGGCCAATCGATGCTTCTCATAGTCGGACAGCTCAAGCCCATTTCTGTGTGAACATGACAGAAGCAGGCCATGTTAGAGTTTGTCCCAAATTTGGAACCATGAGGGGTGGTGAGAATATGGGATCAAATTgcaaaagaaaatattttggaGACAGATATCAAAGTGGAGGAGCAGAAGAAATACAAGCAAATGTAAGAGAATTCATTAACTGTAGGGAAAGTTACAAGGATGATGATGAGAATCACTGGGACAACCTcaaagatggaactggaagaagaGAGAACTATATTCAAGGTAAAAGACTCATGTGTGCAAGAGAAAAAAGGCAAGAAAATGGAAGGaaaattcttgttgatatgaaCATGGATAGAGGTTTTCTTGGAATGAATTGCAAGTTTGGAGAAGACTACTGCACTGATTATGTTGAAGATAGGAATGGAAGGAGGAATTATATTGTCTTGGAGTCTATAAACCCACCTAGGAAACCACTTGGATGGGAACATAGTTCACAGAATTATGACGCAGAGTGGGGCAGTTTTGGAGGGACGAAGGATGGAGTTTTTATATCAGCTTCCAAAATGACTGAGCATGTAGGGAGGGAGCAAGAGGGAACAAGAGCAAAGAAGAGCCATGATGCATCACACAAGAAAGGTGCATGCTATGGAGATAATTACAGCAAGAAGAGGGGCTTGCTCTCAGCACCACCCAAGTCTGGTTCTCACCAGAGGAGACAGAAGAAACAAGCTGGGAAGTAA
- the LOC105057407 gene encoding myb-related protein P has translation MGRAPCCEKVGLKKGRWTAEEDEILMKYITANGEGSWRSLPKNAGLLRCGKSCRLRWINYLRADLKRGNISKEEEEIIIKLHAAVGNRWSLIAGHLPGRTDNEIKNYWNSHLSRRIYSFRTAGGDVEAVPVDASKLATGGKQRRGRVSRSAMKTNTMNGIARREKNEKGVGLPGPSAETPSDEGHSMVLDPDQHQASCVTFEGLKEGALGPMEEMVSGLLSPGPIESSGLWGANTEMEAMQLGATEESSVGWGSHEVIENGVMSSREEREGRALVLNGNGDGGNMGLEEGIGSGIVNKGEEEVGSTQLDKFLDWDLGGIEAKLWDEVGEMWPWQWDSVNRELGLQRMEDYGHQGGSLDGWILSDVL, from the exons ATGGGAAGAGCTCCTTGCTGTGAGAAGGTGGGGCTGAAGAAGGGGAGGTGGACAGCAGAGGAGGATGAGATATTGATGAAGTACATTACTGCCAATGGAGAAGGATCTTGGAGATCCTTGCCTAAGAATGCAG GGCTCTTAAGGTGTGGGAAGAGTTGCAGGCTAAGGTGGATAAACTACCTCAGAGCTGACCTCAAGAGGGGAAACATTtctaaggaggaggaggagatcatCATCAAACTTCATGCCGCTGTAGGAAATCG GTGGTCCCTCATAGCCGGACATCTCCCAGGAAGAACTGATAACGAGATCAAGAACTACTGGAACTCTCACCTCAGTAGGAGAATCTACAGCTTCCGGACGGCCGGCGGCGATGTGGAGGCCGTGCCGGTGGACGCCAGCAAGCTCGCCACCGGTGGAAAGCAAAGGCGTGGAAGAGTTAGTAGGTCAGCCATGAAGACGAACACAATGAATGGGATTgctagaagagagaagaatgagaAGGGTGTTGGACTCCCAGGACCATCAGCAGAGACTCCAAGTGATGAGGGACACAGCATGGTTCTGGACCCGGACCAGCACCAAGCTAGTTGTGTCACGTTTGAGGGTCTCAAAGAAGGGGCACTGGGTCCTATGGAAGAAATGGTAAGTGGGCTCCTGAGCCCAGGACCAATAGAGAGTAGTGGACTCTGGGGAGCAAATACTGAGATGGAAGCCATGCAGCTTGGTGCAACTGAGGAGAGTAGTGTGGGTTGGGGGTCTCATGAGGTAATAGAGAATGGAGTCATGAGCTCACGTGAGGAGAGGGAGGGTAGGGCCCTTGTCTTGAATGGGAATGGAGATGGTGGGAATATGGGCTTGGAGGAGGGAATAGGGAGTGGAATAGTGAACAAAGGGGAGGAGGAGGTAGGGTCAACCCAGTTAGACAAGTTCCTGGATTGGGACTTGGGAGGAATAGAGGCCAAGCTATGGGATGAGGTAGGAGAGATGTGGCCATGGCAGTGGGATAGTGTGAATAGGGAGTTGGGGCTACAACGTATGGAAGACTATGGGCACCAAGGAGGGTCACTGGATGGTTGGATTCTTTCGGATGTCCTATAG